CTGTATTATGGAGATGACTTCATCATAGTGTTGCAGTACCCACCAATGAGCCTCACATAACTCATCTTCTCTTAAAATTGCTGAATTAGGTAAGTTACCAAACATTCTTATATCACTACGCCAGATAATGCATCACACGACGGGGAAAAAACGTTGTCTGTTAAAGGTCAAATCCGTTGTTAATCCGATTGCTGTCTGATCAACATGTCACACAACGGCTAAAAAGAGCTTGTCTGACTAACTGACACACAACGCTACAATAAAAACTATTGTGTGATTCTCGGCAGATATCATCGACAGCTGCCGACACATGTCGAGCTGCTTCTCGACAACTGTCGACATATGTCGATGAAATATGCCGAAAGTCAGACAATAGTTTTATGTAAAATGTTGTTGTGTGAGCCTCGACAGATATTATCGACAGATGCCGAGCTGGTTCTCGGTAGCTGTCGACATATGTCGATGATATCTGTCGAGAATAACACAATAGTTTTTTCAATGAAAACCTTTGTGTGATTGTTAACTCACACAACTGTTCCTTTTAAAAGCTATTATGTGAATATCGACAGATATCATCAAGATATGTCGACATATGTCGAGGTCGCTCTCGATAATATATGTCAACATTCACACAACAGCTTTCGACATGAAAACTATTGTGTGAGGTGATGTTCATACAACAGATTTTCTCGATTGCATGGTTATTTGATTGTTAAAGAGTAGACATGATTTTTGCTAATAGGCATTGTGTGAATAGATACTCACACAACGTTACATTACAAAATAATTGGTTGTATAATCATTTTCATTAGACAACGTTGGATTGTCATTAATGTGTTGTATGTCCTACTAATTTACCAAATAAACAATAGCAACTAAAAAATATAGATATTGCATACAAACCAAAATCTCATAAAATCATCCATCCACTGTATTGACCATTGTATATAGAATATCCATCAATACATATCTAAGATCCAAAATAAGTAACCTACAAAAACCACAATTCTAAAATCCAAAATCCAAAATGTACTCTACTACTATATTGACCAATATAATAATTCAAAGCTAGGTGTTGTGACATGTATAACTTCATACCAGTTAGAAGAAATCTGCATACATGCATGCTAACTATTTTGCTTCATCTTTGGTGCAAGTATTTCATTCCCATAGACCAAAAGATTCTAGGTCTGCAATGAAAAAACAGGAAACTCACATTTTTATCGTCCACAAAATTAATATAGACCAAAAGATGTTTCATATAGTACCTCAAGATAGTGGTTACCATCGATTGTCTTAAGGCAAGTGATAAGTTCATTTGCTGCTTTAGTGAAATTAAAGTCCTTGAGACATTCATCTAAGTTAACATAGACAAGTTTACTTTCATCACATTTAAGCATTTGAAGGAATACGGATAATGCACTAGAAAGGTAGTAGACTTTTAGCACCATTAATTGAGTAATATCTGCAAAGAGTTTTGAATCATCCCTAATGATTGCCTAATAATTCACACAGCAACAGCAAAAAACAGACTTCTAAAACTAAATTTTTATAGTAACACAAGAATAACAGACCTCTAAAGTAGCCTTCATACATAGTTCCTCTAGAACCATGGACAAAGTCAACAACACGTCTTCCCCCCTGTTTATGATAAAACCAATTAAATATTTTACTATGAGAAGTGAAGTAGAGGCATAGGGAATAGGTAAACAGAAACAAAACTGTTAAGTGTGTGGTCAACTAAGAAGAAAATAGGTGATACAAAATTGTACGTTATCCCAAGGAGTACATGCATAAAGATTTTCCGTTTAATGTGACCAAACTCTGCTTAAGTGAAAATTAAGAAGGGTAAGGTGATGGGTGCATGCATATGAAAGTAATTACTTTTAGAGGCTCAAGGCTTCCCTTCGCCACAGGCACACCTGGTTGCCTTGTGATCTTACACAATTCTTTGCTCATTAAGCACTATGTACCCACAGTAAGCACTATGTACTTATTAAAGATTGAGGTGAATAATCAATTCACCATTTAGATATTAAAAACATGAAATGGTTGAGCAAATTACTCACTATATATGCATGTTTGTCATGGAACTCATATGCTTAATGCAAGATGATATTACCAAAGCATTACCTGAGTCCCTTGCCATAGTTTGAGAGATCTTTTGTCTTCAAACTCTGCACATCAAAATCCTAATCAGAGCACAAATCTATGATTAGCTACATACAGACAAAAACATGTCTGTATAGGTAATCATTCTCTTACCATATGTCTACACAGTCACACAATTAAAACAAGAGATAGGATGCTTAAACAGATTTTCACTCAAACACAATTATACAAACCAGCATACTGCAGCAGTCACCTTCACACTAAAAACTGTACAAAACCATTTGGAAGTTGACTTTGATTTCTTCTAAAGACTTGTAGTAGACACACTAAAGAAGCTCTGAGAGTTGGAATCACTTTAAAACGATTTTTCTTGAATTAGTTATGGATTTTCAAAGTTCAGCTACAGTTTCAAGATTGTCTGAAAATTTTCTGCTAAAAACCTATTTAAAGTATCGGAAAATCAAAACTGAAACTATATGTGACACAAAACTTCAAGTTATTGAACATAAGCAAAACAATGTTTCAAAAAGACGAAAACAAACAAAAATTACAATTTAAATGTAAGAGAACATCAGCTGCATTAGATTACTATAAGGTAAACTAATGTAAAGTTCTAAATTCTAATCTTTCAACTAACTTTAAGCAACCCAAATCTAACTTTCAATTTAAGAAACAAATAACATGTATAAGTACTTTATAATCTAATCTCTATATCTGTATAATATCATACCAAATCAAGCAAGAATCATCGGCAAACATTGAGACGAAGAGCAAAGGAACAAAATCAGAAAATGTATGCCTAACTTCCTGACCAGCAGACATTTTTGGCTAAAAACAGTATAGCTCAGCTAAGAATTTCAGGTTGGTCTCTTCATCACAATTGTAAAAGACAACCTAAAGATCAATCTGGAACTGGAATCGCACAAAAAGGAATTTTCTACAATTACTAATGATTTTTTAAAGTTCAGTTAGAGTTCCAGTTTTTCTTTGAAAATTTACTGATAATTACCCACCTTAAAGTTGAACAGAGGCTGAACTTGGACCTTTGATTCTTTGTTCCCTTCAGCTCCTCCCTACCATTTAGCCATATTAGAACTGTCTTAACAAGTCTTTCGAAGGAACCACCATCGCCGACAACGGCAGAAGAAACTAGAAAACTCAAAACTTGACAAAACAAAGAACCACTCACCAAGCTGTGTAGAGCCTGCGTATTCCCCTATCCTTCCCTTAGGAAGCTGCCCAGGGAAGTAGAAATTGCACCAAACAGTCCGGCCCCCAACCCCCTCCTCCGCTGCGCCAAGCCCAGCCTCCTCTACTGACATCTCCAACCTCGAACCAAATTGGAAGAAATTGAACTAACCAACCCAGAAACCTAATTAGAGAAAGGAGAAGAGTACAAACCTCAAACCAAATTGGAAGAAATCGAGTGAGGAGCCAAATGGACGAACCCCCAAATCGACGAACCTTAATCGAGTGACAGTGGCTTAGTCTCGATTGAGAGAGGAGTGATTGAGTTTGAGAGAGAAAGAAATTGAGAGGAGTGATTGAGAAGAAATTGAGGAGGGTGAGAGCGGTTGAGTTCGAGAGAGAAAGAGAGAAGAGAGAAAGGGCGATAGGTGAGAACGGTGACAGCGGTTGAGTTCGAGAGAGAAAGAGAGAAGAGAGAAAGGGCGATAGGTGAGAACGGTGAGTGTGTGTGTGTGTGTGTGTGTGTGTGTGTGTGTGTGTGTGAGCGATNNNNNNNNNNNNNNNNNNNNNNNNNNNNNNNNNNNNNNNNNNNNNNNNNNNNNNNNNNNNNNNNNNNNNNNNNNNNNNNNNNNNNNNNNNNNNNNNNNNNNNNNNNNNNNNNNNNNNNNNNNNNNNNNNNNNNNNNNNNNNNNNNNNNNNNNNNNNNNNNNNNNNNNNNNNNNNNNNNNNNNNNNNNNNNNNNNNNNNNNNNNNNNNNNNNNNNNNNNNNNNNNNNNNNNNNNNNNNNNNNNNNNNNNNNNNNNNNNNNNNNNNNNNNNNNNNNNNNNNNNNNNNNNNNNNNNNNNNNNNNNNNNNNNNNNNNNNNNNNNNNNNNNNNNNNNNNNNNNNNNNNNNNNNNNNNNNNNNNNNNNNNNNNNNNNNNNNNNNNNNNNNNNNNNNNNNNNNNNNNNNNNNNNNNNNNNNNNNNNNNNNNNNNNNNNNNNNNNNNNNNNNNNNNNNNNNNNNNNNNNNNNNNNNNNNNNNNNNNNNNNNNNNNNNNNNNNNNNNNNNNNNNNNNNNNNNNNNNNNNNNNNNNNNNNNNNNNNNNNNNNNNNNNNNNNNNNNNNNNNNNNNNNNNNNNNNNNNNNNNNNNNNNNNNNNNNNNNNNNNNNNNNNNNNNNNNNNNNNNNNNNNNNNNNNNNNNNNNNNNNNNNNAAGTCTGCAACTTGGCATGAGAGATATATCGTAACAACAGATATATAAAAGTATTGTGTGATAGTTTAAATTGTATACATTCACACGACATTTATTTGTTTCACTGTTGTGTAACAACACCAAGTTATATGTCAAACTAGAGTCAGGTTAGAAGCAAAATGGGCCTCATTTTTATCTTCATTCAGACAACAAAATATTGTCCAAAGTGTTGTACTAGTTTAAGGAAAAAAAAACTGGAATGATCTCAGACTATCCACACAACGGATGAATGTTTCTGAACGTTGTATGAAGCATTTTTGAAATTTGTACAACTCTGCTATTATGTACCGTTGTGTGAAAAGTGTCGTTTGTTGCACTTACTGGCGTAGTGTATCTTCAGAGACAATTGAGAGGTTGAATGTAGGTGTTCTTGCCGGGTCGAGGCCCTCTGTGTCGTATGTATTATGGAGATATGACTTGCAATACGTTACACACTCATGTGCAATGTATACGTTAGCTATTGATCCTTCTGGTTTTGCTCTGTTTTTAACAAAACTTTTATACCCACCAAGTTGTCTAAAAATAAAATAGTTAGTACAAATGAAAATATAGGGAAAATATGTAAATAATAATAATGTATGATTAGGGATTTAGAGTTATAACCATACCTTTCTATGGGAAACATCCAAGTAAAATGTACTGGACCAGTACAATGTATGCGTTAGCTATTGATCCTTCCGGCTTTGCCCTGCTTTAACAAAACCTTTATACCCACCAAGTTGTCTAAAAATAAAATAGTTAGTACAAATGTCTGATTTCATTTCAACAACATCTGACTTCTTCAACTCTCTACTGCATAATCTCTGCCAAAACCTGGACAAGGCTACTAACGGCTCCACCACATCATGATGCAAATATGGTCTGATTACCACGGGAAGAAGACGTTGCAACAAAACATGACAGTCATGACTCTTCAATCCATGTATCTTATGTTCCTCCATCTTAATACATCGAGCTATATTTCCTGCATATCCTTGAGGATGCTTAACATCATTGAACCAATTGAAAACTTTAGGCTTGAAAGCGGGCTTCACCGAGTAAGGTGCAATAGGCATAAACACTTGTCTTGACGCCGTCCTTTTTACCCATAAGTGACGCCGTAAGCCCATGTTTTGTAAATCATCCCGCGCTTTGATACTGTCTTTTGTCTTGTCTTTAATGTCGAGAATTATTCCCACCACATTGTCACAAATATTCTTTTCTATGTGCATGACATCTAGGTTGTGTCTAATTCTCAAAGTGGACCAGTAAGGTAATTCAAAGAAAATACTCTTATGATGCCAATTGTCAAGTGCAGCAGGACGCACAGGATTTTGGGCCAAGACATCTTTATCACTACTCAAATATCCAAAATCAAAAGAGTTCAACTTGTATAAAATTTCATCCCCAGACTGAATAGGGGTGGTTCACGATGCTCTTCCCTGCCATCGAATGCATCTGCATCAAACCGCCATTCATGATTCATTGGAAGCCATCTACGTTGACCTAGGTAAACAATCTTGTCCGCGTGACGACCAGCATCAACGTTCTCTAAGCAGATGGGACAAGCCTTGTACCCTTAAGTGGTATGAGAAGATAACATACCGTAGCCAGGAAAGTCGCTGATTGTCCACATCACGACTGCTCTCATCCTAAATGAAGTTTTACTATGTCTGTCAAAAGTGGGGGATTCCATTTTCCAATAATTCTTTTAGCTCATCAATCAACGGTCTCAAATACACATCTAGACACTTTCCCGGAGAATTGGGACTTGGAATTAACAATGCCAGAAAATTATATTCCTTCTTCATACACATCCACGGTGGTAAGTTGTACGGCATTAAAATAAGATGCCAAATGCTATGAGACAGAGTCATATTGCCGCTAGGATTGAACCCGTCTATTGCTAGTCCGAGCCTTACATTTCGAACGTCTTCCTCAAAATCAAGAAATGATGCGTCAAAAGATTTCCAAGCCTCCCCATCTGAGGGGTGTCTCAGAACACCGTCATCTTCCCTAGGAAGACCGTGCCATCTCATCTCCTCTGCAGTCTCTGATGACATGTACAAACGCTGCAATCTCAGAGTTAACGGGAAAAAACGAAGCACCTTCACAGGAACAGGTTTCTCTTTATCTGAAAAAGCCTCTTCATCATACCTCAGCCCATTACAAATGGGACAGTAAATAGCATGCTTGTAATCTCCGTAAAACAGCATGCAATTATTCTTGCAGGCATGGATCTTCACATAATCAAGGCCGAGGTCGCCCAAGATCTTCTTTGTTTTATAATGACTCTCAGGAAGTCTATTTACAGGAGGAAGCAAAGTTTTGATAACTTTTGAATAGTCTCCATAATGTTCATTACTCGTTCTGTGCTTTACTTTCAAATGCATCTGTGACATGATGGCACTCAAAACTGAAACTGGACAGTCATCATACACTGGTGTCTAGGCTTGTTCGAGAAGCCTGTTATACCTCTCATACTCAGACATGTCAACTGCCTTATTGACATTGGGGGCATCATCATCAACTGCCTCTTCTTTATATCTTGAAGCATACGGGAAAACATCATGTAGCATATTCATAGCGGGGTATATCGAAGGGCCGGCAGTACCACTAGATGACCCAACTTCATAAATGTAACTTGCTCGAAATTCCGCTAGTGTAGGATTATTTTCCTCCACCTCACCGTGTTCCGTCCATATAGTATAATTATTCCACATACCAAAATTTGACAAGTGTTGTTCCATACCCGATCGTGTCTGCCAATCGTTGCACATACATTTTCTACATGGACACTTGTGCCACTCAATTCCTGGGGCAGCATGATAATCAACAAATCTCAAGAAATCAAAGATTCCCTGTATATACAAGTGGTGACACCTGTCGTATAACATCCAGCTTTTGTCCATGTTTTGCATCTGCTGTCATATAAGAGAAACAACAAATAAGCATCAAGTATATAGCAACAAACCAACATTAATCATACAAATATTCGTTTCTTCTTCACCTTATGCCTCCGGTTAGGGTCTTAATCCCATTTAGGAGAATAAGACTTTGTTAAGAAATTTGCTGCTTTTTTGTTTCGATTTCGATGTGGTAAAATTTCGGCAACATCTCCTTACAGTTCCCCAAGTGCATGAATATCTAAGTCTAGTATGCACTCGAGGAACAATACAGGAGACTCTGTCGAAATATATATACCCACAATCGAAACCAAAAACAAAAGAACTGCAAACCACATAACAAAGACTTATTCTCCCAAACTGTCTAAAAATGGGACAATTCAAGAACCATTTTAGTTTGTTGCCAAACCAAAATCATTCTCGAACGAGATTTCTAAGGTTAAACGTGAATGAAAGAATTTAACCATTCTTATATTCATCGCGCTAAAAAAACACAACATCATTCTTTACATATATATATATATATATATAACCAACAAAATATATATAGTTATATATATATATATATAGATTATTTTATACTGGAAAACATGGTCTTCATTTTACTGGAATTCTTCACCGGAAAACATGGTCTTCTATTTTTTTTCTTTTTTAAATAGGAGGAAACATATATGGTCTAAACAAGGAGGAGATTTAGCTATCATCAACAATTCAACAACATCATCATCAAAGATGGGTAACCCAAAATTATCATCAACAGACAACGCACATCATCCTCAAAACTATAAATGGTAAAAAGAAGAGAATGAGATTATACCAAGTTATAGTTAGCTAATGATCTTCATATATATATGAGTATAAGGTAGACAAAGCTTTCCGTCACCAGATTGGATGATTTCTGTCGCCAGATTTCAGCTCCACCAAATTTTCTTCTATTTTAGATCTGGGCAGCGAGGCAGGAGATATAAAGTCGAAAACACTTATGTGACGAAAATTTCGTCGTATTAGTATTAAATTTCATCTCATAAGATCAAAATTTTGCGACAAACTTAATGTATTCGTTGCCTAAGATGAAACTTAAGAGACGAAAAATATTTCGTCTCTCAAGTTCTTCCTTCGTCTCTTAAGTCAAATTTTCATCGCTTAGGTAATGCCTTATACGACGGTTTAGTGTTTCGTCGCTTAAGTATTGCGACAAAATTTATACATTCGTCGCCTAAAACAGGTATTAAGAGACAAAAAAATTTCGTCTCTTAAGTCAAAGTTTCGTCGCTTAGGTAATAATTATGCGACGGTTTTGTGTTTCGTCGCTTAAGTATTGATCTAAGCGACGAAGTGTTTTTCGTAGCATAAGTTATTACCTAAGTGACGGATGAAATTTCTTCGTCGCATATGTCCTTTTTTCTAGTAGTGTTCGTATAATGGAAATACATAACTTTTGGCACGTCTCCACGCAAGTGATCATTTCATACAACTACTTGTGCATTAAATGTAACAATTTAAGAGCCAAAGGTTGTGGATGCTCTATACAACTTGAGTAGCAACGAACCCAGCTTTATCCTCCTTTACTCCTCTCTCACCATCATCGATCATCACTATCAAAGTATATTTTTGACCTTTTGTGCAATCAATTATCATATGGCTCTTCTTCGGACTCAGATACGTCGTCGTCCTCTTCTTCTGCATTTGTTCTCTTCAACTTGTTGGCGTGAGTCATATCCCCTAATATCAGGGATTGTGAATATTTTGCTGTTATTATGATATTTTGTATTATTTCCTTGTAATTAGTTTCCTATTAGGTATTGGTATGTCTTGTATAAATAGTCCATTCCTGGAGAACATGAATAGACAGAATAACAGTTTATCAAATCCTCTGGTTCCTTTTGACTTGGTATCAGAGCCGATCAAGATCCATTCGGACTCGATTGGTTTTGTTCCGCTGCGAATTGAAGTTCTTTTTGTTTTTGAAGTTTTGGCGTTTGACGTTTCTTAGTTGTGAAGGTAGCTTTGTCTGATTTGGGAGGTTTCGAGCAAGCTATTGTTTAATCAGTTGAAGTGCAAATTTGTTTAATTGGTGTATCAAGCAGATCTTGTTTGATAGTTAAGGTGGCCTTGTTTGATGTCCAGGGACTTGGCTAATCTTTTTGGCGGTGTTAAGTGGTGTGGTATTGTATTCTTTGAATATTTAAAGGAGGAAGAATGGTGGATTTGAAGATTATTGGTGGGGAAGACTCTCAGAGTTCTGGAGAGAAGAGTCTTGCGACCCAAGAGATTGTTGTTGTTCAGAATGTTACCGACAACTCTAGTTTTGGTGTCAAGCTTGATGGCACCAACTATCAGTTATGGCAGAGGCTTATGAAGATTCATATCAAAGGAATGGGAAAGTGGAGTTATGTTGATGGTAGTGCCACCAAACCTGCTGCAGGACCAAAATTCGATGAATGGGATACGGCAAACACTAACGTGATGGAATTCTTCTCAAAGCTATGACTCCGGAGGTAATGGAGTTGTTTTCTAATTTTGATTCTCCCAAGACGATTTGGGACTCTGTTGCTGCAACATACTATGATGGTAATGACTTTGCTCGTGTCCATGAGTTGAATGTGAAAGCCTTTCAACTGACTCAGAGTGGACAACCTGTGGCAACGTTTTATGCGAGTTTGAAGACAATATGGCAAGAGCTTGATCAAAGAAACCCAAACCCTATGACATGTGAAGCAGATATCACTTCCTACCGGAAGGAACAAGACA
The window above is part of the Fragaria vesca subsp. vesca linkage group LG2, FraVesHawaii_1.0, whole genome shotgun sequence genome. Proteins encoded here:
- the LOC101311156 gene encoding uncharacterized protein LOC101311156, translated to MSQMHLKVKHRTSNEHYGDYSKVIKTLLPPVNRLPESHYKTKKILGDLGLDYVKIHACKNNCMLFYGDYKHAIYCPICNGLRYDEEAFSDKEKPVPVKVLRFFPLTLRLQRLYMSSETAEEMRWHGLPREDDGVLRHPSDGEAWKSFDASFLDFEEDVRNVRLGLAIDGFNPSGNMTLSHSIWHLILMPYNLPPWMCMKKEYNFLALLIPSPNSPGKCLDVYLRPLIDELKELLENGIPHF